One Salmo trutta unplaced genomic scaffold, fSalTru1.1, whole genome shotgun sequence genomic window, TCCTATATTTAcatcacacacatgcatgcacacacacacacacatacaaacacacacagacatacatatacatacaaacacagaacTTCAAAAATGAAGCATTGTATTCTGTGCTTTTCTCTACTAAGAACAACTACAAACATGCAATGTACTTTTTTTTCAATGTGTGGAAACGACACAGAGAAAAACAATCTGTGTTTTGCAGGCAAACATTTTCATATAGCCCAGCTGTGTTCAACAGACATCTGTGGCCACAAAATGGTTCTTTGAAGGGAGGCGAGAAAACTTTCATCCAATCTATTTTCACATCCCTTTACCCTGTCTGATGTGAGCCAGTTGCAGTTATGCAATGACTTTCCCCTCAAAGGATGCCAATTTTTTCATGATTTTAACACATCAGAAATGCGGGAAGGGAAAAAAATGGCCTGGAACTAGTTGTTGCTATGGTAGCGACACGAAAGAGTAATGATCATTCAGAGGTTGTGTTCTGTAGACCCCCGTCAAATAAACAAATGTATGTAACCCTTGCAGGTGGCCTATTCATGTATCCACTTTCAAAGCAGCTGGAATAGCACacctttttctctctcaccctcctcccctttaTTTCTCTTTTTCTGACTCCTCCTTCCCATTCGGCCTTTTTCAAATGTTGTATACCCTTTCATCACTCTTCTGAAATAGCTATTCTAACCCTAATCCTTCCAAATCCATACTTTAACCATAACTGTTGACTCTGAAGATCTAAGTGTGTGTGCACAGCGTTCTCCAACGCCAAACGCCAACTTGAGTAGGTTTGCCATGGTTGCCATGGTGACTTCCCAGCCGATTTAGAACCCTTCCCCATCCTGTATCTTTATTAGTCACCAGATCTGTGATATTTACATTAGACATGTTATTGTTGCATATTGTTACTTCAATTTCTAATGTGGCACAGAGCcaggagctgtccatggtcctcATGTGCCTAGTATGAACATGTGGTGCTGAAAGAGAgtgagtcagaaaggagagaccGAGGGGTATAGATTACATTGGAGTTGGATTATGCTCAGTTCAGTCAAGTTCAATATTTCACATTCAAATACCAACTTCCCTACACCTGGTTTAGGCCAGCGTTGTCGTGACTGAGGGACTTGATTTAGGCTTTGTATACTTGCAAAACAATCATTTCTTTACAAGTGATGAGTTGACGATCTTTAACACTGACATTCATTTATAGTCACTGAATCTCAACGAAAAGATGTATATCTCAGGaccatggagagagacagaagtcaGCTAGTCCCAGAGCCCAACACGCTATAGTTATTCTTGTACATTAGGTCCATGGACAGCTCCCCGGTGATTCTGTGTACAATCcctcttctccctttctctcagtttgtctatttgtgtgtgtgcgtgcgtgcgtgtgctcaTGAATGTGTGCATgcaaaaatattgtttttgtcttttatCATTTTATTTTAGCACCAATTTGGTTTGAGAAGAGCCTTCAGTTTAATGCTGAACTATATCAACACTTTCCCACTGATCCTCTACATGCCATTGCAAACAATAGAGTGCCATCATTTCCCCACAGCCCAAAGGGACCAGACTGCCAGGCAGTTTCTCTCTAACAGCCCCCTCATTGCCCATTGGCTTATTGAACCAGCGATGGATGCTGAGCTACAGTCAGGGAAACTCTTACAGCTCTTGATGATAAAAAATATTCCTATTAAAGGGCCACActctccttctccccttcccCCAATGGCCCAGCAATACAGTGTAATGCAATGCAGGGGTTAGAGTGTCACTATAACTTCACTAAGGGACTGATCTATCCAGTTATCACAGACAGAGACCTCCAGGAGCCCTGCTGGCTGGGGGTAGATGAAGGATTACACTGTGTTGTCATCAACTCCAGGTTTTGCAGTAATTCTATTTCTGTGGTCTATCTGCTCTGGCCAAATGAAACACAACTTCCACAGAAGTGGATATGCACATATGACCTGCAAACGCAACATAATATGTTTTTAAAGTCCAATCAATTCCACAGGTGTCTCCTGCTTGAAATTCTGATTCCATGTCAGCCTGCTTCGTTCAATGGATAATGTTGTATTTGTGTCGTGTACTGTGGAAGCTAGAAGCTGAATTACAGTAACACACAcaagctacactacatgaccaaaagtatgtggacacctgctcatcgaacatcttattccaaaatcatgggcattaatatggatttggtcccgcctttgctgctatagcagccaccactcttctgggaaggctttccactagatgttggaacattgccgcAGGAGacgcttccattcagctacaagagcatttgtgaggtcgggcactgatgttgggcgataggTCTGGCTTGCAGTCgacattccaattcatcctaaaggtgtttgatggggttgaggtcagggctctgtgcaggccagtcaagttcttccacacaaatcttgacaaaccgtttctgtatggaccttgctctGTGCACGtcagctgaaacaggaaagggccttccccaaactgttgccacaaagttggaagcacagaatcgtctagaatgccactgtatgctgtagcgttaagatttcccttcactggaactaagaggtcTAAACCATAAAAAACAACCCGAgaccattactcctcctccaccaaactttagagttggcactatggattagggcaggtagcgttctcctggcatccaccaacccagatttgtctgttggactgccagatggtgaagcgtgattcatcactccagagaacgcatttccactgctccagagtccaatggcggcgagctttacaccactccagccgacacttggcagtgaacatggtaatcttaggcttgtgtgcggctgctcagccatggaaacccatttcatgacgccCCGATGAATAGTtaatgtgctgacgttgcttccagacgcagtttggaacttggtagtgagtgttgtaactgaggacagacaatttttacgagctacgcgcttcagcactcagctgtcctgatctgtgagcttgtgtggcctatcacttcgtgGCTGAGCACCTAACACttgacaataacaacacttacagttgaccggggcagctctagcagggcagaaatttgattaactgacttgttcgaaaggtggcatcatatgatggtgccacgttgaaagtcactgagctcttcagtaaagccattcttctgccaacgtttgtctatggagatcgcatggctgtgtgctctattttatacacctgtcagtaacgggtATAGctgaaatccactaatttgaagggatgtttAAATACTTTTGGCCAGGTAGTGTAAGATACAACAAATTGAACAAAATCAAAACGTCTGGGAGTTGAGACAAGAATGGAGGTAGAATGTCTGAgtagtggagagaggaggaataatcTTGAACACAGACAGGGAGGTCGTTAACGTTAATGTTATTGTTTGCAAATACAATGAGTTTGCTATACGAAATAGCAAGGAAACAATGATTTGCCCCGCGGTTAACATCAAAACACGTATTTAAGCAAATTACATCCTATTTTGAGGAAGGCGGGTGGACAGCTTGGGAACCtcccactggcttccagtcaccATGGAGAGCGCGGCGCGCGGGTCCATATATAACCCAGAGGTGAAACTGAATCATCAGAGCCCCAACTATGTGTTTTTGTGTCCAACAGTTAGGTTACTCTGTCTGCGTAAAGTAGGTTAGCTAGGCGACCCATGTGAGGTGAATTACGGAAAGTATTGAGGGGACACGGACAGACGCATGTGAGGGAAGTTGGAACATTTTCTGTTTTTATCGGGAGTTCAGCAGGAGAGCGAGAGTAACACTTCAGCGCAACGGTGAGATCCATGAGTTCCAGTGATGCAACAGGTCCTCCGGTTGTCTTTGCTTGTAGACTCATCAGTAACCGTTTTTTAATCAGTGACCGTGATTTTGTCTGTGTCTATTTTACAAGTGGTTCTCATTTCACGGACCATCCCGCCTAAAGTGCGTAAAAGTTGGTCAGCTGCGCACAATGTCAAATATCTTTATAATTACATTCTCTCCTCGATTATAGATAACcgtgtatttatttttatttgatatgCAAATATATGTCTTTGTTTGGTGGAATCATAAATCTGACTAGACTGACTTTACCTCTCTTGGATATGATAGGTTATGCGCATTTATGCGCACTTACGGGAAGTCTTCACGTTTATCAAAGTCGGTGCCTTCAGGGGAAGCAAACACATTTAAAACtgaatttactttttttttacccTGATTTATTTCATGTTCAAGGATTTTAGAGACTTTCATCAATGAGGTGCAGTGATAGAGAACAATCTTTATTTGTTCTATTATATCACAAGGACTGGATTTAATCAGTCCTGTCTATAGTCCACCAGGATTTATTAGGCAAACATATTTTAATTAGACTACAGAAAAAGGAATAATCATACGCTACTGCGTAATAGCCTACTGCAATCGGGATTCGATTGAATTGAATACCGCAGGGGGGCGATTCAATATAAGCTTTAAAAGGCATAGGCTACAGGCTGGAGCAAGCTGGTGCTTAGCAACACGTTTGGACTTGCAGTTTCGCCTTACAGCCTCAGATTTTTCTTGGAATGATTCCACAACAGCTGTGATGTTCAATTATCTGATAATAGGGAAATGCTTTGGTTTGGAGTTGCTATGGAAGCTCTCCTGTGGTGTCTCTGACATTTCACCAGGCactgggtgcatctcaatagccTAACATGGCTTCCTCAACTTGCATGATTTCCTTGATCCAAACTGTTTTGAGAGGCAGGTGGCAGGTGATAGCAAATTAAGTTGACTTGACATATTGCTTTCACCTGACATGAGTGCAGTTTAGGAGCTGAAGCAAGGAGATGACATAAACTCACAATATTGAGACTCCTcgtatctgtctgtgtctgtatgccATGGTTTGATTTACATGTTGACTCAAGGTGATGTCACTTCCTACCTACCTGTGACTGTATGACATCATCACTTCCTGTCCACCTGTGCCTGCAGCTAGGTTCAGGCCCTGGAGGGAAGCATGTGGCTCCTGGAGAAGTTCCGTGGCTCTCACAATGGTCACTCTGCGTCGGCAGGGGACAAGCAGCAGAACCAAACCGGCCCCGTCTCCGTCTATAACAACATCATCACCCCTGATAAGATCCCTGACTTCTTCATCCCCCCCAAACTCATCTGCTGCCCTTCAGAGGCAGAGTGCCTAACTCCGGAGACCCAGCCCCGCTCTACTCTGTGCCCCTCCGCCTCGGAGCACACCATCTGCAGCCAAACCCAGGGCAACTGCACCCGGAACCCCCGCAGCCCACGTCTGCTCTCCCGGCTGGCTGGGGACACCCGCAGCCTCTTGAGGGCCGCTAACCGCCACGTCATCCAGATAGAGAGCGCTGACGACCCGGGGAGCGGGGTAGGGGAGGGGGGAGACCCTAACACCAATGCAGACCCCCAGTCCCAGACAGCCATGTCCCTGCCTTACATCCCAAAAGCCCAGACCTCGTACGGCTTCTCCACGCTGGTGGAGAGCCCCCACACCCGCCGCAAGGAGTCCCTGTTCCACAGCAACCCCAACAGCCCCCACACCTCCCCGGGCATCCAGAGACGCACTCAGGGGGGGAACCACCTGACCCCTTCAGACCCCAACCCCTACCGCTATTTCAGCGGGGGTGAGAGCGACACGTGCTCCTCAGCCGAGTCCTCCCCctttacctcccctctcctcacccgcTCCGCCTCCCTCCTCCGATCCATCACCCAGGAGACGCAGGCCAAGGTAAACAGTAAGGATGATAACCATAAGGATGATCACTTTATATATACAAtgttttaaaaatacatttagctCAGAATTTCATGATACCTTCTATCTtattagaaaataaaggaaagccgcacactctaagagctcagatgcaaaaatgtaataaccaacgtttcgacagcgaagctgtcttcatcagggttcatcatgataccctgatgaagacagcttcgctgtcgaaacgttggttattacatttttgcatctgagctcttagagtgtgcggctttcctttattttctagttttctactccgctagccagcacctcgcctttataggtgtgcgtttcttttttctagaacCTTCTATCTTATTATCATCCCTTCCCATCCCTGATTTGATTTCCCCCTTAGGTGTCTCGTGCCAAGCGTACCCTGGCGCGCCACAGCTCCCTGTCTACAGACGAGTGCAGCTCAGCCGACAACAGCCCCAACCTGACGCGCCGCCGCCTGCGCTGCCCTCCCTCCCCCGCCTTCCGCGGAC contains:
- the LOC115182455 gene encoding C2 calcium-dependent domain-containing protein 4C-like isoform X2; this translates as MWLLEKFRGSHNGHSASAGDKQQNQTGPVSVYNNIITPDKIPDFFIPPKLICCPSEAECLTPETQPRSTLCPSASEHTICSQTQGNCTRNPRSPRLLSRLAGDTRSLLRAANRHVIQIESADDPGSGVGEGGDPNTNADPQSQTAMSLPYIPKAQTSYGFSTLVESPHTRRKESLFHSNPNSPHTSPGIQRRTQGGNHLTPSDPNPYRYFSGGESDTCSSAESSPFTSPLLTRSASLLRSITQETQAKVSRAKRTLARHSSLSTDECSSADNSPNLTRRRLRCPPSPAFRGRKGTGSGGASSDLQREHSVNLHKGGTLRISMHYDAETARLRVRVLAAEDLYDKQTDVKSINCCVSLYLNPGKQQKQRSTIIKNSRNPVFNEDFFFDAVPATQASRDAKMLPPLVIALITLHSFTPFA
- the LOC115182455 gene encoding C2 calcium-dependent domain-containing protein 4C-like isoform X1; amino-acid sequence: MWLLEKFRGSHNGHSASAGDKQQNQTGPVSVYNNIITPDKIPDFFIPPKLICCPSEAECLTPETQPRSTLCPSASEHTICSQTQGNCTRNPRSPRLLSRLAGDTRSLLRAANRHVIQIESADDPGSGVGEGGDPNTNADPQSQTAMSLPYIPKAQTSYGFSTLVESPHTRRKESLFHSNPNSPHTSPGIQRRTQGGNHLTPSDPNPYRYFSGGESDTCSSAESSPFTSPLLTRSASLLRSITQETQAKVSRAKRTLARHSSLSTDECSSADNSPNLTRRRLRCPPSPAFRGRKGTGSGGASSDLQREHSVNLHKGGTLRISMHYDAETARLRVRVLAAEDLYDKQTDVKSINCCVSLYLNPGKQQKQRSTIIKNSRNPVFNEDFFFDAVPATQVKSLAMKMKVVNKGTSLKRDMLLGEREVLLSELLPGF